A part of Aurantimicrobium sp. MWH-Uga1 genomic DNA contains:
- the nadB gene encoding L-aspartate oxidase translates to MAKVVVIGSGVAGLIAAAQASRHHEVVLVTKANLAESNTHYAQGGIAAVVSTEDTVAEHIADTMFAGAGMCWEPAVEVLCSEGPGRINDLVNFGVEFDRSGTDFAMGLEAAHSHPRILHAGGDATGAVTSDALVNTVQKSATEIREYTFVAEIVVDNGSVSGVQVLDADGMHFISADAVILASGGAGQLYRHTTNPTVTTGDGVAAAFRAGAVLADVEFYQFHPTALAVPGSFLISEAVRGEGAVLIDAQGERFMQKIHPLAELAPRDVVARGIQQTMIEQGGQPVLLDATALGSEFLAQRFPSITKACRSYGLNWGRDPIPVTPAAHYWMGGIATDTFGRTSIPGLFAVGEVACTGAHGANRLASNSLLESIVFAHRAVSALGEAWPTDAPSVRWNASEPLAELELLEPDHTSTAQVVDRVELQTLMWDSVGLARTGTDLTRALEQLHSWRPADPAHRLFPDWEDANLLLLARTVTEAALSREESRGGHYRLDFPETNPAQARPITLVRKA, encoded by the coding sequence ATGGCCAAAGTAGTTGTTATCGGCAGTGGCGTCGCAGGACTGATCGCCGCTGCTCAGGCGAGCCGGCACCACGAGGTTGTCCTCGTGACGAAGGCAAACCTAGCCGAAAGCAACACTCACTACGCCCAAGGCGGTATTGCAGCTGTGGTCTCTACTGAAGACACCGTGGCAGAACACATCGCAGACACCATGTTTGCCGGTGCGGGAATGTGTTGGGAGCCAGCCGTGGAAGTCCTGTGCTCTGAGGGCCCAGGCCGCATCAACGACCTCGTGAACTTTGGTGTGGAGTTTGACCGCAGTGGAACAGACTTTGCCATGGGCTTAGAAGCAGCTCACTCGCATCCACGTATCTTGCATGCCGGTGGCGATGCCACCGGCGCGGTGACCAGTGACGCCTTGGTTAACACTGTCCAAAAAAGTGCCACAGAAATTCGTGAATACACGTTTGTAGCCGAGATAGTGGTCGATAACGGAAGCGTCAGTGGTGTTCAGGTTCTCGATGCAGACGGAATGCACTTTATTTCCGCAGATGCTGTCATTTTGGCCAGTGGTGGTGCCGGCCAGCTGTATCGCCACACCACCAACCCAACCGTGACCACCGGCGATGGTGTCGCTGCAGCGTTTCGTGCCGGAGCTGTGTTGGCAGATGTGGAGTTCTATCAATTCCACCCCACAGCGCTCGCTGTGCCAGGTTCCTTCCTCATTTCCGAGGCGGTGCGTGGCGAGGGAGCTGTGCTCATTGATGCGCAGGGCGAGCGCTTTATGCAGAAGATCCACCCCCTAGCAGAGTTGGCACCGCGTGATGTTGTTGCTCGTGGCATTCAACAAACCATGATCGAACAGGGAGGACAACCTGTATTGCTGGATGCCACCGCTTTGGGAAGTGAGTTCCTTGCGCAACGTTTCCCCAGCATTACCAAGGCATGCCGTTCCTATGGTTTGAACTGGGGTCGCGACCCGATTCCGGTCACACCAGCCGCTCACTATTGGATGGGTGGGATCGCCACCGACACCTTTGGGCGCACATCTATTCCAGGCTTGTTTGCTGTCGGTGAGGTGGCCTGCACGGGAGCGCACGGTGCTAACCGTCTGGCTTCTAACTCTCTACTGGAGAGCATTGTCTTTGCCCACCGGGCAGTTTCTGCCCTGGGTGAAGCATGGCCTACCGATGCACCTAGTGTGCGGTGGAATGCAAGCGAACCGCTTGCAGAACTCGAACTCCTGGAGCCCGATCACACCTCAACCGCGCAGGTTGTAGACCGCGTGGAGTTACAGACACTGATGTGGGACAGCGTTGGCCTGGCACGTACAGGTACAGATTTGACCCGCGCACTGGAACAACTTCACTCCTGGCGTCCAGCAGATCCCGCACACCGCCTCTTCCCCGACTGGGAGGATGCCAACCTCCTTCTGCTCGCTCGCACGGTAACCGAAGCCGCTCTCTCTCGTGAAGAATCTCGCGGCGGTCACTACCGGCTAGATTTCCCCGAGACCAACCCTGCACAGGCTCGCCCCATCACGCTGGTTCGAAAGGCATAA
- a CDS encoding NUDIX domain-containing protein produces the protein MSTEQSQVSLAVSTVIFALRPDSSGTPELVLPLVRRIREPYQGRWALPGGPLNLDEDLSQAASRTLLETTALEPRYLEQLYAFGQLDRSPDDRVVSIVYWALVAGDEADRAIQSENVQWFTADNLPELAFDHNLIVEYALWRLRTKLEYSRIAHGFLGETFTLAQLREVYEVVLRKPVDPGNFRRMVEASGTVVPTGERLAGTPHRPPQLYRYNTSIDLSDDGPLSQLEASRTLAFTRGEHS, from the coding sequence ATGTCAACCGAGCAAAGCCAAGTCTCCCTCGCCGTCTCCACGGTGATCTTTGCGCTGCGCCCGGATAGTTCAGGAACTCCAGAGCTGGTTCTGCCGCTAGTTCGACGCATTCGTGAGCCTTACCAAGGGCGCTGGGCTCTTCCTGGTGGACCATTGAACTTGGATGAAGACCTCTCCCAGGCCGCCTCACGGACTCTGCTGGAAACAACAGCACTGGAACCGCGCTATCTGGAACAGCTCTATGCATTTGGCCAGCTTGACCGCTCCCCCGATGACCGTGTGGTCTCGATTGTCTATTGGGCCCTGGTAGCCGGTGATGAGGCTGACCGCGCCATTCAAAGCGAAAATGTCCAGTGGTTCACTGCCGATAACCTTCCCGAACTGGCTTTTGACCACAATCTGATTGTGGAATATGCGCTGTGGCGCTTACGCACCAAGCTGGAATATTCCAGAATTGCCCACGGCTTCTTGGGCGAGACCTTCACCCTCGCTCAGCTTCGTGAAGTCTATGAAGTGGTTCTGCGCAAGCCTGTAGACCCTGGCAACTTCCGCCGCATGGTCGAGGCCAGTGGAACCGTGGTGCCAACCGGCGAGCGCCTCGCCGGTACACCACACCGCCCACCACAGCTCTATCGCTATAACACCTCTATTGATTTATCGGACGATGGTCCACTCTCACAGCTCGAGGCATCCCGCACTCTGGCATTCACCCGAGGAGAACACTCATGA
- the nadA gene encoding quinolinate synthase NadA, which translates to MTPTASVNDRIQLIAAGKSEDTTCSPALAKGPWEFDNGAPGYGPGASMGDVIPTGAPVQGGLPEEYKTATNEELHARIRAAKEILGDKVVVLGHFYQRDEIVQHADYLGDSFQLAVAAKGRPEAEAIVFCGVHFMAETADILSGENQKVILPNLAAGCSMADMADIDSVTQCWEQLEELYGTEPDENGRVPVIPVTYMNSSAALKGFCGEHGGIVCTSSNAATVLEWAFERGQRVLFFPDQHLGRNTAKAMGIPVEQMPLWWGRKPLGGNTEQELHDAKVILWNGFCSVHKRFTVEQIEKARAEHPGVRVIVHPESPMAVVDASDEYGSTDYIRKAVEAATEPTTFAIGTEINMVQRLAAQHPEHTIFCLDPVVCPCSTMYRIHPGYLAWVLERLVDGEVVNHITVDESVAEPARVALERMLAAKPAH; encoded by the coding sequence ATGACCCCGACCGCCTCGGTCAACGACCGCATTCAACTCATTGCTGCAGGCAAGAGCGAAGACACGACCTGTTCTCCGGCTTTAGCAAAGGGCCCCTGGGAGTTTGATAACGGTGCACCCGGATACGGCCCAGGTGCTTCAATGGGCGATGTCATTCCGACTGGTGCTCCTGTTCAAGGCGGCCTTCCAGAGGAATACAAAACTGCGACCAATGAAGAACTTCACGCCAGGATTCGTGCTGCTAAGGAAATACTTGGTGACAAAGTTGTCGTGCTGGGCCACTTTTATCAGCGAGATGAAATTGTGCAGCACGCAGATTACCTCGGCGACTCATTCCAACTCGCTGTAGCAGCTAAGGGACGCCCCGAGGCAGAAGCCATTGTGTTCTGCGGCGTGCACTTCATGGCGGAAACCGCAGACATTCTCTCCGGAGAAAACCAAAAAGTAATCCTTCCCAACCTGGCAGCTGGCTGCTCGATGGCTGACATGGCCGATATCGACTCTGTAACTCAGTGCTGGGAACAGCTCGAGGAACTCTATGGAACAGAACCAGATGAGAATGGCCGGGTTCCGGTAATTCCGGTGACCTACATGAATTCATCTGCAGCACTCAAGGGTTTCTGTGGTGAACACGGCGGCATTGTCTGCACCTCCTCCAATGCCGCCACAGTCCTGGAGTGGGCATTTGAGCGCGGACAACGCGTACTGTTTTTCCCCGACCAACACCTTGGACGCAACACTGCCAAGGCGATGGGCATTCCCGTTGAGCAAATGCCATTGTGGTGGGGTCGCAAGCCTCTCGGTGGCAACACTGAGCAAGAACTCCACGACGCCAAAGTGATCCTGTGGAATGGTTTCTGCTCCGTGCACAAACGCTTCACCGTGGAGCAGATTGAGAAAGCCCGTGCCGAACACCCTGGTGTGCGCGTGATTGTTCACCCTGAAAGCCCGATGGCTGTCGTCGACGCGTCAGATGAATACGGTTCCACCGATTACATCCGCAAGGCCGTCGAAGCAGCCACTGAACCGACCACCTTTGCTATCGGTACCGAGATCAACATGGTGCAACGCCTGGCGGCCCAGCACCCTGAACACACCATCTTCTGCCTCGACCCTGTCGTGTGTCCCTGCTCCACGATGTACCGCATCCACCCCGGCTATCTCGCCTGGGTACTAGAACGTCTGGTGGACGGTGAGGTGGTGAACCACATCACCGTCGATGAGAGCGTGGCAGAGCCTGCGCGTGTTGCTTTGGAGAGGATGTTGGCTGCCAAGCCAGCTCATTAA